GGAAGGTCGTCGTCCCGTCCTCGGCCACCTCGGCGGCGAAGAGCGTCCCGCGCACGGCGCCCGAGGCGGTGGGGGTGGAGACGCGGAATCCGCGGGCGTCCTCCTGGGAGCTCACCACGGCGGCCAGCACCGAGCCGTAGAAGGTCTGCACCTCGTAGCTCGAACCCAGGGGCGAGACGCGCAGCTTCGTGCCCGCCTTGACCTTCAAGTGATGGCCGCTCCCGATGACCAGTTCCGCCGAGGAGTTGCGCGAGGCCTCCACCACGTCGCCGTCGAAGACCAGGTCGCCCTTGGCGAGATCGGTGGTGGACCAGCTGCGGGTCACGGTCACCTTCCCCACCAGGTCCACCACGCGGCCGAGGGACTCTGCGGCGTGGGCCGGCGGGGCCAGGATGAAGACCCAAAGGGCCGCCAGGGTCAGCCAGGGAATCAGCCTAAAGCGTCGGTACACAGCGGTCCTCCCTTTTTTAACGTAAATACTTCATATATTCCTATAATAATATATAATAAAATATAGATGATATACTATCCAAGCTTTATCCCTAGTATGCGTAGCATTTCAAAAGTATTGACGAAGGATACACCACCCTTAATACAGACATCTGGTATTTTAACCTTGCTTCTAGATAAAGGTTCCGAAAGCTCTTGTGTCACTATAACATAGTTCATTACTTTGGCATATGCAACCAACCAACCGTCTGCACCACTTGCGAAAGTCGCCTTTGCTTCATCTTTAAACTGGCTCTGTATATTTACCCAGTTTATAATTTTCCCGTAAAGTATAATCACATCATCTTCATCTGTAGAAGCAAATGCATCTTGAAAGCTCTCCTTTGCCCACGTTGCAAGCTCGTCTTGTCCTCGTTCTAACTCCTGTTTTACACAATCAATACTTTTAATACGACCAATTGATGCGTACTCGACTAAACTATCCCAGAATCGTGGGACCAAATCGAAGGCATAGTAACGACGTGCTGCCTCGATGAAAACATTCGCATCAAGTAAAAAAACAGGCTCATCCATTTACTATCAGCCTGCCATTTCTATATGGGATGCGTAGCTCTCGAATGTATTCCCATACAGTCCCGTTAACTGGTAGGCTTCGGAATAAAGTAGCTTACCTTCTTTGGTTGCTCGAATAACGGTGGACGCAAAACGCCGTCCAACGCGCAGGTTTTGAGTAGCATAGAAATCACCGCCTTTTAGTCGAGGGGCGGAATATTCTCGCTTTGTGTAATCATCGTAAAAATGTATGAAATCCTCCTTGCTTAATAGGGTAAGGTCCAATGCTCGGCGCGCCGCAACGAGCTCACTGACCTTAAAGTGCCGGGCGAATGCCTGGAACGGCTCTGGGGCATTTTTTATAGAACCCCATACTTTTCTCAACTCGTTTTCTGGAACGAGGAATTCTGCAGCTACACGATTGCACGCCTGTTCGATCGGGTCGTCTGCCGGTTGCATTTCACGGAGGTCGAATGCAGCGCTGCTGCCAAAAAACACATGTGCTACTTCATGTGCGAGTGTGAACATCTGCGCGGCCTTGCTATCCACACCATTGATGAACACGAGCGGGGCGTACTCATCCACCAGAACGAAACCTCGAAATTCGTTAGGATCGAGCTTACGATGGGTGTTATTACCAACGACACCGTTGACGACAACCAGAATCCCCGTATTTTCTAGGGCTTCTCGTAGAATACTAAGTGCATCAGTCCATGTGGGCTGTCGTTCAGCCCATCCGTCATCTAAGCCCAGTGTATTTTTAATCCGTTTCGCAATGGATTTAGGATGCTCTTCAAGTCGGGCAGATTTTATGTATGGAAGGCCTTCCTGACCTTGTTCGATCAGGAACTCTCGCATCCAGGACTGCCGACGCTGCATTG
Above is a window of bacterium DNA encoding:
- a CDS encoding FecR domain-containing protein, producing MYRRFRLIPWLTLAALWVFILAPPAHAAESLGRVVDLVGKVTVTRSWSTTDLAKGDLVFDGDVVEASRNSSAELVIGSGHHLKVKAGTKLRVSPLGSSYEVQTFYGSVLAAVVSSQEDARGFRVSTPTASGAVRGTLFAAEVAEDGTTTF
- a CDS encoding DUF4411 family protein, whose protein sequence is MDEPVFLLDANVFIEAARRYYAFDLVPRFWDSLVEYASIGRIKSIDCVKQELERGQDELATWAKESFQDAFASTDEDDVIILYGKIINWVNIQSQFKDEAKATFASGADGWLVAYAKVMNYVIVTQELSEPLSRSKVKIPDVCIKGGVSFVNTFEMLRILGIKLG
- a CDS encoding ImmA/IrrE family metallo-endopeptidase translates to MSKVAVTKEVLRWALNRSELSEDGLQKKMPKIHQWLTGESQPTLRQLETLAKATYTPLGFFFLEEPPQDRLPIQHFRTLGDEGLKRPSPNLLETIQTMQRRQSWMREFLIEQGQEGLPYIKSARLEEHPKSIAKRIKNTLGLDDGWAERQPTWTDALSILREALENTGILVVVNGVVGNNTHRKLDPNEFRGFVLVDEYAPLVFINGVDSKAAQMFTLAHEVAHVFFGSSAAFDLREMQPADDPIEQACNRVAAEFLVPENELRKVWGSIKNAPEPFQAFARHFKVSELVAARRALDLTLLSKEDFIHFYDDYTKREYSAPRLKGGDFYATQNLRVGRRFASTVIRATKEGKLLYSEAYQLTGLYGNTFESYASHIEMAG